In Labrus mixtus chromosome 11, fLabMix1.1, whole genome shotgun sequence, a single window of DNA contains:
- the dnajc28 gene encoding dnaJ homolog subfamily C member 28 — translation MTLLAMGYTSHLFCARSNFYSGCLLLILSRQSPSLRALRALSSGPQISRSLKESYRLLQLPDEGHSSPVQVKEAYLRLAKLYHPDSGAPTADPGLFARVEEAYRAVLAHQSKTKKPDGGKEVEDEDKSRGTALPHRHYLSYEGVGSGTPSQRERQYRQIRVDRASEQVLDYRQREHERAAAAEGALVERDIRQRSRKIKITQAVERLVEDLIQESMARGDFRNLSGAGKPLNKFEHNPYADPMTHNLNRILIDNGYQPAWVVTQRDIRENTAHIRKRLLEGRAKLGDPMTPKDQSQWEQVCASVEEELVKLNKVVDNYNLIVPMLNMQMVHFGLSREIERAVKAARQHRLEQQREREKERERRKEEKKRANAVTRQKNTKQGLMSWMKNMLRLEN, via the exons AT GACTCTGCTAGCCATGGGTTACACTTCCCACCTCTTTTGTGCCCGCAGCAACTTCTACTCTGGCTGTTTACTGCTCATCTTGTCTCGACAGTCTCCGTCGCTCAGAGCGCTCAGAGCGCTCAGCTCCGGCCCTCAGATCAGTCGCAGCTTGAAAGAAAGCTACAGGCTTCTGCAACTCCCAGACGAGGGACACAGCAGTCCCGTGCAGGTGAAAGAGGCCTACCTTCGCCTTGCCAAGCTCTACCACCCGGACTCTGGAGCTCCGACTGCTGATCCAGGACTGTTTGCTCGGGTGGAGGAGGCCTACCGAGCTGTGCTGGCTCATCAGAGCAAGACCAAGAAGCCTGATGGAGGGAAGGAAGTGGAAGATGAGGATAAGTCCAGAGGTACAGCCCTTCCACACAGACACTACCTCAGCTACGAGGGTGTGGGTTCAGGAACACCCAGCCAGCGTGAGCGTCAGTACCGGCAGATTCGTGTGGACCGGGCGTCCGAGCAGGTTTTGGACTACCGACAGAGGGAGCACGAGAGGGCTGCTGCCGCAGAGGGGGCACTGGTGGAGCGGGACATCCGCCAACGTAGTCGAAAGATTAAAATCACCCAGGCTGTGGAGCGACTGGTGGAGGACCTGATCCAGGAGTCCATGGCCCGAGGAGATTTCAGGAACCTGAGTGGAGCCGGAAAGCCCCTAAACAAGTTTGAGCACAATCCATACGCTGATCCAATGACCCACAACCTCAACCGCATCCTCATAGACAATGGTTATCAGCCTGCATGGGTCGTCACACAGCGTGACATCCGGGAAAACACTGCTCACATCCGGAAAAGGTTATTAGAGGGGAGGGCCAAGCTCGGTGACCCAATGACCCCAAAAGATCAGAGCCAGTGGGAGCAGGTGTGTGCATCTGTAGAAGAGGAGTTAGTGAAACTGAACAAAGTGGTGGATAATTACAACCTCATCGTACCGATGCTCAACATGCAGATGGTTCACTTCGGTTTGTCACGAGAGATTGAGCGGGCGGTAAAAGCAGCTCGTCAACACAGactggagcagcagagagagagagagaaggagagagagaggaggaaggaggagaaaaaaagagccaaCGCCGTAACGAGgcagaaaaacaccaaacaagGCCTGATGTCGTGGATGAAGAATATGCTCCGACTAGAAAACTAA
- the LOC132983632 gene encoding potassium voltage-gated channel subfamily E member 1: protein MSHINATELQSLLLSFLQHCLNSSGVLFPPIPQNYTTQQALHQSAGARAHSQSQGMMYIFLVVGMFSFFTFGIMLSYIRSRKVESSQDPYHQYIAHDWTKVVTPSRAVAEALHREAASPRASSKEPVIICNPATLEQLPD, encoded by the coding sequence ATGTCACACATTAACGCCACAGAGCTGCAGTCGCTCCTGCTCTCCTTCCTGCAGCATTGCCTCAACAGCTCAGGCGTGCTCTTTCCGCCGATACCtcagaactacactacccagcAGGCTTTGCATCAGTCGGCAGGAGCCAGGGCCCACTCTCAGTCTCAGGGCATGATGTACATCTTTCTGGTGGTCGGCATGTTCAGCTTCTTCACGTTCGGCATCATGCTGAGCTACATTCGCTCCAGGAAGGTGGAGAGCTCTCAGGATCCGTATCACCAGTACATCGCCCACGACTGGACCAAGGTGGTGACTCCGTCCAGGGCCGTCGCCGAGGCTCTGCACAGGGAGGCAGCAAGCCCCAGAGCCAGCAGCAAGGAGCCCGTCATCATCTGTAACCCGGCAACCCTGGAGCAGCTGCCAGACTAG
- the si:ch211-225p5.8 gene encoding sodium channel subunit beta-1 encodes MLCHCVLLVGLSLFVSRCDGGCSEVDSMTEAVAGEGFLLGCISCKRREEVPARATVDWHFRPLGEEEEVEVEEEEFRHIFHYDHPSADILHEDFSERLEWRGTKNTDIQIGAIYITNVTFNDMGTYRCTIHRTLFLPQYNEHVTVEKEVELSVVPVANRELTSVISEIMMYVLIVVLQLWLVVVLVYCYKKISEEHEAREARKALKAQAELIESKDNCDGVQLE; translated from the exons ATGTTATGCCACTGTGTTCTTTTAGTCGGCCTCAGTCTTTTCG TGTCTCGGTGTGATGGCGGCTGTTCGGAGGTGGACTCCATGACCGAAGCTGTGGCAGGAGAAGGATTCCTGTTGGGCTGCATCTCCTGTAAGAGACGAGAGGAGGTCCCTGCCAGAGCCACCGTAGACTGGCACTTCAGACCgctgggagaggaggaggaggtggaggtggaggaggaggagttcagGCAT attTTCCACTATGACCACCCCTCGGCCGACATCCTCCATGAAGATTTCAGTGAGCGCCTGGAGTGGCGCGGGACGAAAAACACGGATATTCAGATAGGAGCCATTTACATTACTAACGTCACCTTCAATGACATGGGGACATACCGCTGCACCATCCACCGCACGCTCTTCCTGCCCCAGTACAACGAGCATGTCACAGtggagaaggaggtggagctCAGCGTGGTGCCTGTGG CCAATAGGGAGCTGACGTCGGTGATCTCAGAGATTATGATGTACGTGCTGATAGTGGTTCTGCAGCTGTGGCTCGTCGTTGTTCTTGTCTACTGTTACAAGAAGATTTCAGAGGAGCACGAGGCTCGGGAGGCCCGCAAAGCTCTCAAAGCTCAGGCGGA aCTCATAGAATCAAAAGACAACTGTGACGGGGTGCAGCTCGAGTAA